Proteins co-encoded in one Thermococcus celericrescens genomic window:
- a CDS encoding translation initiation factor IF-2 subunit beta, whose protein sequence is MSEKKVDFYDFEDLLDKAYEELPENVKHHTSRFEVPAAAVTIAGNRTIIENFVDIAEAMNRDPNHLLKFILREVATAGTLEGRRVILQGRFTPYLIANKMKKYLRDYVICPVCGSPDTKIIKKGRFHFLKCEACGAETPIQHL, encoded by the coding sequence ATGAGCGAAAAGAAGGTTGACTTTTACGATTTCGAAGATTTACTCGATAAGGCTTACGAGGAGCTCCCTGAGAACGTCAAGCATCACACTTCCCGTTTCGAGGTGCCCGCGGCGGCCGTCACGATAGCCGGAAACAGGACTATAATCGAGAACTTCGTGGACATAGCGGAGGCCATGAACCGCGACCCGAACCACCTGCTCAAGTTCATCCTGCGCGAGGTGGCCACCGCTGGAACGCTCGAAGGCAGGCGCGTAATCCTCCAGGGACGCTTCACACCGTACCTCATAGCCAACAAGATGAAGAAGTACCTCAGGGACTACGTCATTTGTCCGGTCTGCGGTTCGCCGGACACCAAGATCATCAAGAAGGGCCGCTTCCACTTCCTCAAGTGTGAGGCGTGCGGTGCCGAGACGCCGATACAGCATCTCTGA
- a CDS encoding metallophosphoesterase, producing the protein MLIGIMSDTHDNLPAIAKAVELFNGRNVELVIHAGDYVAPFVARELKKLRAPLRGVFGNNDGERKGLYEALDIYDEILEIEADGMKIAVTHGTDERIVRALARSRLYDVVIVGHTHRYEIREVGRTILVNPGEVCGYVTGVKSVALLDTRKREVQIVNLDTGELLGAMSL; encoded by the coding sequence ATGCTGATAGGTATAATGAGCGATACCCATGACAACCTCCCGGCAATCGCGAAGGCGGTCGAGCTGTTCAACGGAAGGAACGTTGAGCTGGTTATTCACGCCGGGGACTACGTCGCCCCGTTCGTTGCCAGGGAGCTCAAGAAGCTCAGGGCGCCGCTCAGGGGTGTTTTCGGCAACAACGACGGCGAAAGGAAAGGCCTCTATGAGGCACTGGACATCTACGATGAGATACTCGAAATCGAGGCCGACGGAATGAAGATAGCCGTGACACACGGCACCGACGAGCGCATCGTCCGCGCGCTGGCCAGGAGCAGACTCTACGACGTTGTCATAGTCGGCCACACCCACCGCTACGAGATACGCGAGGTGGGCAGGACTATACTCGTCAACCCCGGCGAGGTCTGCGGCTACGTCACCGGAGTGAAGAGCGTTGCCCTGCTCGACACCAGGAAGAGGGAGGTGCAGATAGTCAACCTCGACACCGGGGAGCTCCTGGGCGCAATGAGTCTCTAA
- a CDS encoding DNA replication protein: MDREDMIERYARFLREYVDDEGKEVYLNKLKDLLTVTPRRSLAIDWTHLNSFDPELAAELIENPEESILAAEDAIQIVLREPPIEKKEEFTAHARFYNLPKTLLVKELGSEHINRLIQVDGIITRVSEVKPFVEKAVFVCKDCGNEMVRLQRPYDNLVKPAKCDACGSRNVDLDVEKSRFINFQSFRLQDRPESLKGGQMPRFVDAILLDDLVDTALPGDRVLVTGILRVILEQKDKRPIFKKVLEVNHIEQLSKEIEELEISPEDEQKIRELARRKDIVDAIVDSIAPAIWGHKTVKKGIALALFGGVQRTLPDGTKLRGESHVLLVGDPGVAKCVDYNTKVVLGDGSLKKIGEIVEEAIERAKEEGTLGKVDDGFYAPIDLELYALDAKTLKVRKVKANIAWKRSAPEKMYMIRTASRREIRVTPTHPFFTFEDGQFKTRRTEELRKGDFIAAPGKWNEPRTIPETEDENLRKLLAESDIFWDRVEEIEEYKPEHPWVYDLQVPEHHNFIANDIFVHNSQILRYVANLAPRAIYTSGKSSSAAGLCVAPDSIIETNMGRMEIGRLVEKVIPNEVEDYMTVNAEKLGLTVKSEKGHVKVLKLWKLKAPEHLVKIKSENGKEIVVTPETKLLTPEGWKEAVSLTRSGFTQVITEAGVEKITAKEITSPYEYVYDLTVEGSHSFVANGFVVHNTAAAVRDEFTGSWVLEAGVLVLADGGFACLHPDSRVLVDGKYVRIEDLFELNKSYKALSNGQAVDIQEKEMNVVALDLGSMRTKTSKATIIRRKPWKGELLRIKLRSGNQVTITPDHLLIDGRTLEWKEAEKFGKGDFIMGVDEGLNPLKDEIVSIERIPYDGYVYDLYVPGEHNFLAEGIIVHNCIDEFDKMSDRDRSAIHEALEQQSYHHDFELLLADGRKVKIGELVDSLIEANRDKVILGKDTEILPVDNIELLAYDLERKEIVKVKADRVSRHKAPERFIKLKFSNGREITVTPEHPIMVWENGRIVEKPAEMVYPHDIVLGVARYPTGLPPVEGNMFRKLRDAESRQDYLYSIGVVSKIRRLPGYFEVVEAERYFPPEVLHELLKAGRLLKFKPERYAQAGKLVPESLIRRTIEGLRRHAETLLKLAEEKPEKAFNYLPKTHLAGLYGMAFLTLRNKVKRGDPVVVSIVRDEVYNRVREINLAIKRAEDLLSRNVNFLKVREVKTVPNDRWEWVYDVTVEPYHLFVSHGLVLHNTISISKAGITATLNSRTTVIAAANPKYGRFNRHKSLPEQLDLPPTLLSRFDLIFLLLDEPDEKVDASIAEHILKVRRGEAEVVTPKIPYDLLKKYIAYARKNVHPVLSREAMDEIKRYYVRMRKGFKRSGEEEGVQPIPVTARQLEALIRLSEAHARMRLSETVTREDAKAAIKIIEEMIRKIATDEEGTLDISILEVGKSSKKINKIDRLMDIIKNLESEGEFGAPEDKVLEAAKQAGIGSENDVRKLLNDLKRDARIYEPRAGFYRVL, encoded by the coding sequence ATGGACAGGGAGGACATGATAGAGAGGTACGCGCGCTTTCTGAGGGAGTACGTCGACGACGAGGGCAAGGAGGTCTACCTCAACAAACTGAAGGACCTGCTCACGGTGACCCCCAGACGGTCGCTCGCGATAGACTGGACGCACCTCAACTCATTCGACCCGGAACTGGCGGCGGAGCTGATAGAAAACCCTGAGGAAAGTATTCTAGCAGCGGAAGATGCCATTCAGATAGTCCTGAGGGAGCCCCCCATCGAGAAGAAGGAGGAGTTTACCGCCCATGCGAGGTTCTACAACCTCCCCAAGACGCTCCTCGTCAAGGAGCTTGGAAGCGAGCACATAAACAGGCTCATTCAGGTTGACGGAATCATCACACGTGTGAGCGAGGTCAAACCATTCGTTGAAAAGGCGGTATTTGTATGCAAGGACTGCGGCAACGAGATGGTCCGTCTCCAGAGACCCTACGACAACCTCGTTAAGCCGGCCAAGTGCGATGCCTGCGGCTCAAGGAACGTTGACCTCGACGTCGAGAAGAGCCGCTTCATAAACTTCCAGAGCTTCCGCCTTCAGGACAGGCCGGAGAGCCTCAAGGGCGGCCAGATGCCCAGGTTCGTTGATGCAATACTCCTCGACGACCTGGTGGATACCGCCCTGCCGGGCGACCGCGTCCTCGTCACGGGAATACTGCGCGTTATTTTGGAGCAGAAGGACAAGAGGCCCATATTCAAGAAGGTTCTCGAGGTGAACCACATAGAACAGCTCAGCAAGGAGATAGAGGAGCTTGAAATCTCACCTGAGGACGAACAGAAGATACGCGAGCTGGCTAGGAGAAAGGACATCGTCGATGCCATCGTTGACTCCATAGCCCCCGCCATATGGGGCCACAAGACAGTTAAGAAGGGCATAGCGCTCGCTCTCTTCGGCGGCGTGCAGAGAACGCTCCCCGATGGGACGAAGCTCAGGGGAGAGAGCCACGTTCTGCTCGTTGGAGATCCGGGAGTAGCTAAGTGCGTTGATTACAACACCAAGGTTGTTCTGGGAGACGGGAGCCTGAAGAAGATTGGTGAGATTGTTGAAGAGGCCATTGAGAGGGCCAAGGAAGAAGGAACCCTCGGGAAAGTCGACGATGGATTTTACGCCCCAATTGACCTTGAACTATATGCCCTCGACGCGAAAACTCTCAAGGTCAGAAAGGTTAAGGCAAACATCGCCTGGAAGAGGAGCGCTCCCGAGAAGATGTACATGATAAGAACCGCGAGCAGGCGCGAGATTCGTGTAACTCCGACTCACCCGTTCTTCACCTTTGAGGACGGCCAGTTCAAGACGAGAAGAACGGAGGAACTCAGAAAAGGAGACTTCATAGCCGCGCCAGGGAAATGGAACGAGCCAAGGACAATACCCGAGACGGAAGACGAGAACCTCAGAAAACTCCTTGCAGAGTCCGATATTTTCTGGGACAGGGTTGAAGAGATCGAGGAATACAAACCGGAGCATCCGTGGGTCTATGACCTGCAAGTTCCGGAACATCACAACTTCATAGCGAACGACATCTTCGTCCACAACAGTCAAATCCTCCGCTACGTGGCCAATTTAGCGCCGAGGGCGATTTATACGAGTGGTAAGAGCAGCTCCGCAGCCGGTCTCTGCGTCGCTCCGGATTCAATTATCGAGACCAACATGGGCAGGATGGAGATAGGGAGGCTCGTCGAAAAGGTAATCCCCAATGAAGTTGAGGACTACATGACTGTCAACGCGGAAAAGCTTGGATTAACGGTAAAATCCGAAAAAGGGCACGTTAAAGTCCTCAAACTGTGGAAACTTAAGGCTCCAGAGCACCTTGTGAAAATAAAAAGCGAAAACGGCAAGGAGATAGTTGTGACGCCAGAAACAAAGCTCCTAACCCCTGAAGGATGGAAAGAAGCAGTCTCATTGACTAGGAGTGGATTCACTCAGGTCATTACGGAAGCTGGTGTTGAGAAAATCACCGCCAAAGAAATTACCTCCCCCTACGAGTACGTCTACGACCTAACGGTTGAGGGTTCTCACAGCTTCGTAGCCAACGGCTTCGTTGTCCATAACACAGCGGCAGCTGTGCGCGACGAGTTCACTGGCTCGTGGGTTCTGGAAGCGGGTGTTCTCGTTCTCGCCGATGGCGGATTCGCCTGTCTTCACCCGGACTCAAGGGTTCTCGTTGATGGGAAGTACGTTCGCATTGAAGATCTCTTCGAGCTGAACAAATCCTACAAGGCGCTTTCCAACGGTCAAGCTGTGGACATTCAGGAGAAGGAAATGAACGTCGTTGCCCTCGACCTTGGAAGCATGAGAACGAAGACCTCCAAAGCCACGATAATCCGCAGGAAGCCCTGGAAGGGGGAGCTACTCCGGATAAAGCTCCGCTCCGGCAACCAGGTGACCATAACTCCTGACCACCTCCTGATAGACGGCCGGACCCTTGAGTGGAAGGAAGCGGAGAAGTTTGGAAAGGGGGATTTCATCATGGGTGTTGATGAGGGCCTAAATCCGCTCAAGGATGAGATTGTCTCCATCGAGCGCATTCCCTACGATGGCTACGTCTACGACCTCTACGTGCCGGGCGAGCACAACTTCCTGGCGGAGGGAATCATAGTCCACAACTGTATTGACGAGTTCGACAAGATGAGCGACAGGGACAGGAGCGCGATACACGAGGCGCTGGAGCAGCAGAGCTATCATCACGACTTTGAGCTTTTACTAGCTGACGGCAGGAAGGTGAAGATAGGCGAGCTGGTTGACTCGCTCATCGAGGCCAACCGCGATAAAGTAATCCTCGGTAAGGACACCGAGATCCTACCAGTGGACAATATCGAGCTCCTCGCCTATGACCTCGAAAGAAAGGAGATAGTGAAGGTCAAAGCGGACAGAGTGAGCAGACACAAAGCTCCGGAGAGGTTCATAAAGCTGAAGTTTTCAAACGGCAGGGAGATAACCGTAACCCCAGAGCACCCGATAATGGTATGGGAGAACGGCAGGATAGTCGAAAAACCGGCCGAGATGGTTTACCCCCACGATATAGTGCTCGGTGTCGCCCGCTATCCCACTGGACTCCCCCCTGTCGAGGGCAATATGTTCCGCAAACTCCGTGACGCCGAATCCAGACAGGACTATCTTTACTCCATCGGAGTGGTTTCGAAGATAAGACGCTTGCCGGGGTATTTTGAGGTTGTGGAAGCCGAGAGGTACTTCCCGCCAGAGGTCCTTCATGAGCTCCTTAAGGCTGGAAGACTTCTCAAGTTCAAGCCAGAAAGGTACGCCCAGGCAGGTAAGCTCGTTCCGGAGTCCCTGATAAGGCGCACAATAGAGGGCTTAAGAAGGCACGCGGAAACTCTCCTGAAGCTCGCCGAGGAGAAACCGGAGAAGGCCTTTAACTACCTCCCCAAAACCCATTTGGCTGGCCTCTACGGCATGGCTTTCCTGACTCTTAGGAACAAAGTGAAGAGGGGCGATCCAGTTGTCGTTAGCATAGTCCGGGACGAGGTTTACAACAGGGTTAGGGAGATAAATCTGGCAATCAAAAGGGCCGAAGACCTTCTCAGCCGCAATGTGAACTTCCTGAAGGTCAGGGAAGTTAAAACGGTTCCAAACGACCGCTGGGAATGGGTTTACGATGTCACCGTTGAGCCGTACCATCTCTTCGTCTCCCACGGACTGGTTCTCCACAACACGATAAGCATCTCCAAGGCCGGCATCACCGCAACCCTCAACTCCAGAACCACCGTCATAGCCGCCGCCAACCCCAAGTACGGCAGGTTCAACCGCCACAAGAGCCTCCCCGAGCAGCTCGACCTTCCGCCCACACTGCTGAGCCGTTTTGACCTAATCTTCCTGCTCCTCGATGAGCCAGACGAGAAGGTCGACGCGAGCATAGCGGAGCATATCCTCAAGGTGCGCCGCGGCGAGGCTGAGGTCGTGACGCCGAAGATACCCTACGACCTGCTCAAGAAGTACATAGCCTACGCGAGGAAGAACGTCCACCCCGTTCTCAGCAGGGAGGCGATGGATGAGATAAAGCGCTACTACGTCAGGATGAGAAAGGGCTTCAAGCGCTCCGGCGAGGAGGAGGGCGTTCAGCCGATTCCGGTTACGGCGAGGCAGCTGGAGGCCCTCATACGTCTGAGCGAGGCCCACGCGAGGATGAGGCTAAGCGAGACGGTGACGAGGGAGGACGCCAAGGCCGCGATAAAGATAATCGAGGAAATGATACGAAAGATAGCCACCGACGAGGAGGGAACGCTCGATATCTCTATACTGGAGGTCGGCAAGAGCTCCAAGAAGATAAACAAGATCGACAGGCTCATGGACATCATAAAGAACCTTGAGAGCGAGGGAGAGTTCGGGGCGCCGGAGGACAAGGTCCTCGAGGCGGCGAAGCAGGCAGGCATAGGCTCGGAGAACGACGTGAGGAAGCTTCTGAACGACCTCAAGCGCGATGCCAGGATATACGAGCCGCGGGCAGGGTTCTACCGCGTCCTCTGA